From the genome of Miscanthus floridulus cultivar M001 chromosome 10, ASM1932011v1, whole genome shotgun sequence, one region includes:
- the LOC136486862 gene encoding disease resistance protein RGA2-like codes for MDIVLASRAATWLINKLLDRLSDYAIKKLLGSEGLEAEASSLSYALQRARLVLGAVPAGAAAGTKIGNDQLLPQIDRVQRLATDLARHLDELEYYDVKKKVKKNQKSRNPLSKMNLPLTESGQSKPKYNRTDIKQIRDTVEHLHSICNDVHNALLLDKLDSIKKAAQDASSDKRETVENFTKNPRYEVIPGEEMKDILKLINSAASSDQELLVVPIVGAGGVGKTTLAQLVYEEVKAQFDMMFWIYVSANFDEVKLTQGILEQIPECELKNTKNLTVLQRGINKYLTKRFILVLDDMWEESEGRWDKLLAPLRSTQVKGNIILVTTRKLSVARITSNIEAPIILDGMKENVFFSFFKRCIFGDEDYQDQRKLMSKGDQRKLLNIAKTIATRLKGNPLAAKSVGTLLRRNIDEVYWRRILESDEWRLQESIDDIIPALKLSYNQLPYRLQLLFSYCAMFPKGYNFDKGQLIRTWIALGFVMNERKKLEDEGSDCFEDLVDRSFFQTYGESQYYTVHDLMHDVAQEVSINKCLIIDGSDLRTVLSSICHLSIWTEPVYNEQSIERNDDFEEKLDAVQDNVLGSLESLILAGVYDENYSAKFVKTLERARYVRVLQLTAMPFNSDILLSSIKRLIHLRYLELRCTSDKPKSLPEAICKLYHLQVLDVQHWSGINDLPKDMSNLVNLRYLLVPGSGSLHSKISRVGELKFIQELKEFQVQEANGFEISQLGNINEIRGSLSILGLETVTKKGDATRARIKDKKHLRTLLLTWGSASGSTTSVQKEVMEGLKPHENLSHLLVFNYAGATPSWLGDNFSLKNLESLHLQDCAAVRILPPFEKMPFLKKLSLVGLPCLKNLRIDFNSASEEDELELTEIEISKCSALTSIRLHSCKELTKLSINDCEALVSLEGLPSSEQLKQYVVHGCPKLPSGSIPN; via the exons ATGGATATCGTCCTTGCTTCTAGGGCGGCGACATGGCTGATCAACAAGCTCCTGGACCGGCTCAGTGACTATGCCATCAAGAAGCTGCTGGGCTCCGAGGGCCTGGAAGCGGAGGCCAGCTCCCTCAGTTATGCGCTGCAGCGAGCCAGGCTCGTCCTCGGCGCCGTGCCCGCCGGTGCCGCCGCAGGGACCAAGATTGGGAACGACCAGCTACTTCCGCAGATCGACCGGGTGCAGCGGCTAGCCACCGATTTGGCCAGGCACCTCGACGAGCTCGAGTACTACGACGTCAAGAAAAAG GTCAAGAAGAACCAGAAGAGCCGCAATCCATTATCCAAAATGAATTTACCCCTTACTGAATCTGGGCAGTCAAAGCCAAAATACAATAGAACAGACATAAAACAGATTAGAGATACTGTGGAACATCTGCATAGCATTTGCAATGATGTTCACAATGCTCTCTTGCTAGATAAACTGGATTCAATTAAAAAAGCTGCTCAAGATGCAAGTTCGGACAAACGTGAGACTGTGGAGAACTTTACCAAAAATCCTAGATATGAGGTAATCCCAGGGGAAGAAATGAAAGATATTTTAAAACTAATTAATAGTGCCGCGTCGAGTGATCAAGAACTTTTAGTTGTTCCAATAGTTGGTGCTGGTGGTGTTGGGAAGACAACACTTGCTCAATTGGTGTACGAAGAAGTAAAAGCACAATTCGACATGATGTTCTGGATCTACGTATCTGCCAACTTTGATGAAGTTAAGCTTACACAAGGGATTCTGGAACAAATACCTGAATGTGAGTTAAAAAATACTAAGAATCTCACTGTGCTTCAGC GTGG TATCAACAAATATCTGACCAAAAGATTTATACTTGTGCTGGATGACATGTGGGAAGAGAGTGAGGGTCGTTGGGACAAGTTATTGGCCCCGCTCAGATCTACACAGGTTAAGGGTAACATAATCTTGGTAACTACTCGGAAATTATCGGTGGCTAGGATAACTAGCAACATAGAAGCACCCATTATCTTAGATGGTATGAAAGAAAATGTATTTTTTTCGTTCTTCAAAAGATGCATATTTGGTGACGAGGACTATCAAGACCAAAGAAAGTTAATGAGCAAAGGAGACCAAAGAAAGTTACTGAATATTGCTAAGACTATAGCCACCAGATTGAAAGGCAATCCATTAGCAGCAAAAAGTGTTGGTACACTTTTGAGGAGAAATATTGATGAGGTTTATTGGAGAAGAATTCTAGAGAGTGATGAGTGGAGGTTACAAGAAAGTATTGATGACATTATACCTGCACTAAAGCTCAGTTACAATCAGCTTCCATATCGTCTTCAGCTACTCTTCAGTTACTGTGCAATGTTTCCAAAGGGTTACAATTTTGACAAAGGACAGTTGATACGTACATGGATTGCTCTGGGATTTGTCATGAACGAGAGAAAGAAATTGGAGGATGAAGGAAGTGACTGTTTTGAAGATTTGGTAGACCGAAGCTTCTTTCAGACATACGGAGAGTCACAGTATTATACTGTGCATGATTTAATGCATGATGTTGCACAAGAAGTCTCCATTAACAAATGCCTTATTATTGATGGATCAGATCTTCGAACAGTTCTGTCGTCCATCTGTCACCTTAGCATATGGACTGAGCCGGTGTACAATGAGCAGAGCATAGAACGCAATGATGACTTTGAAGAGAAGTTAGATGCTGTCCAGGATAATGTCTTGGGAAGCTTGGAGAGTTTAATTCTCGCAGGTGTATATGATGAGAACTATTCTGCTAAGTTTGTGAAGACTCTTGAGCGAGCACGTTATGTCCGGGTGCTCCAGTTAACAGCAATGCCATTCAATTCTGACATTTTACTATCCAGTATAAAAAGGTTAATCCATCTTCGCTACTTAGAGCTGAGGTGTACGTCGGATAAGCCCAAATCTTTGCCTGAGGCTATATGTAAGCTCTACCACCTACAAGTACTAGATGTTCAACATTGGAGTGGTATAAATGATTTGCCAAAGGATATGAGTAATCTTGTGAACCTACGCTATCTGCTTGTTCCGGGGTCAGGATCATTGCACTCGAAGATATCAAGAGTTGGAGAACTTAAGTTTATACAAGAACTGAAAGAATTCCAGGTTCAAGAAGCCAATGGCTTTGAGATTTCACAGCTCGGGAACATAAATGAAATCAGAGGATCACTTAGTATCCTCGGCCTTGAGACTGTCACAAAGAAGGGAGATGCAACTCGTGCAAGGattaaagataaaaagcatctgAGGACACTTTTACTGACATGGGGGAGTGCAAGCGGAAGTACTACTAGCGTCCAGAAAGAAGTGATGGAGGGTCTTAAACCACATGAAAATCTTTCCCATCTTCTTGTCTTCAATTATGCTGGTGCTACTCCATCATGGTTAGGAGACAATTTCTCACTCAAAAATTTAGAAAGCCTCCATCTCCAGGATTGTGCAGCAGTGAGGATCCTACCACCATTCGAGAAGATGCCATTCCTGAAGAAACTGTCCTTGGTTGGTCTGCCCTGTCTGAAAAATCTCAGGATTGACTTCAACTCTGCCAGTGAGGAGGATGAGCTCGAGTTAACTGAAATTGAAATATCCAAGTGTTCAGCTTTAACATCCATAAGACTACATTCCTGCAAGGAGTTGACTAAGTTAAGCATCAATGATTGTGAGGCACTAGTTTCCTTAGAGGGCTTGCCATCTTCTGAACAACTGAAGCAGTATGTTGTCCATGGATGCCCAAAACTTCCGTCAGGTTCCATCCCAAACTGA